A portion of the Granulosicoccus antarcticus IMCC3135 genome contains these proteins:
- a CDS encoding quinoprotein relay system zinc metallohydrolase 1: protein MNTSTPVMPVAGSRASAAPISRSRRQVLQWFAAGCGCAACGSAGARLLDFDLVAVEVASKTWAVLGRTEYFSQDNGGNIVNTSFIEVPDGVVVIDTGPSKRYGDALRELIGRTVPGKPILRVYNTHHHPDHFLGNQSFEASVIAAPQKVIENISLEGDGFTDNMYRLLGDWMRGTYSVAPTVVMNTDNEDVGGRQFSLFYLEGHTNSDFVIRDDETGVVFAGDLAFLYRAPTTPHADIPSWKASLEVLSGMDKSLLVPGHGPSDAKDESLVQTADYIDWLYGSISDSVGKGLTMNEAMVLPIPARFEGLGVIRTEYERSVVHLYPALEDVLYPVVEVTR, encoded by the coding sequence ATGAACACTTCAACACCTGTCATGCCTGTCGCTGGCAGCAGAGCCAGCGCGGCACCGATATCCAGGTCGCGACGACAGGTGTTGCAGTGGTTTGCGGCAGGATGTGGTTGTGCCGCCTGTGGTTCGGCAGGGGCACGGTTACTCGATTTTGATCTGGTTGCGGTTGAGGTGGCATCAAAAACGTGGGCGGTGCTGGGGCGCACCGAATACTTTAGCCAGGACAATGGCGGCAATATCGTCAATACCTCCTTCATCGAGGTCCCCGATGGCGTTGTCGTGATCGATACGGGGCCTTCGAAGCGCTACGGCGATGCCTTGCGCGAGCTGATCGGCAGAACCGTACCCGGCAAGCCGATACTTCGGGTTTATAACACTCACCATCACCCGGATCATTTTCTGGGTAACCAGTCATTTGAGGCCTCTGTCATCGCCGCACCGCAAAAGGTGATTGAGAACATAAGTCTGGAAGGTGACGGGTTTACCGACAATATGTATCGTCTGCTAGGGGACTGGATGCGCGGTACGTATTCGGTTGCACCGACTGTTGTCATGAATACTGATAATGAGGATGTGGGGGGACGACAGTTCTCACTGTTTTACCTTGAAGGCCACACCAACAGCGATTTTGTCATCAGAGATGATGAGACCGGCGTGGTGTTCGCAGGTGATCTTGCCTTTCTTTATCGTGCTCCGACAACGCCACATGCCGATATTCCTTCATGGAAGGCTTCACTGGAGGTGCTGTCCGGTATGGATAAGTCTCTGCTGGTGCCCGGTCATGGGCCCAGCGATGCCAAGGATGAATCTCTGGTACAAACCGCTGATTATATTGACTGGCTGTATGGCAGCATCAGCGATTCGGTCGGCAAGGGACTTACCATGAATGAGGCGATGGTGCTACCCATTCCGGCACGTTTTGAAGGCTTGGGTGTGATTCGTACCGAGTATGAAAGATCCGTTGTACATCTGTATCCGGCGCTGGAAGATGTACTTTATCCCGTCGTTGAGGTCACTCGTTAG
- a CDS encoding rhodanese-like domain-containing protein yields MLDKILLALALTLVSAAPVAGQSDTRYDVDPDSGLRMERYRAPVPADIPGGITLNTEQAIALWQQEKLIFIDVFPPKGLGPDPLDGHWLIPDERLSIPGAVWLPEVGRGTLTDEAVDYFKRNLVRLTNDKPDTSIAFYCTSDCWQSWNAAKRAIDWGYSAVHWLPVGTDGWLELGAELVAVQPINFFDDSTQQAAALTEAPESQTVTDITAEPAFPDAARIFLIDQQGVELEIGNVVFSKNGPDKSGISVEVDSDQFVDQFLSMRPFKCLTGASEWFCYLPYPYELKNEVTTKELTELEYQLLFIWKSVASFGIDAWNGVYYQLEWQPDGSLQGKLLQGDLNVLASPPEPNSHPIELDEFIAEDAQSRLYPSLIIRP; encoded by the coding sequence ATGCTGGATAAAATCTTACTTGCACTTGCCTTGACTCTAGTTAGTGCTGCACCGGTCGCGGGCCAATCAGACACTCGCTATGATGTCGACCCGGATAGTGGCCTGCGAATGGAGCGTTACCGAGCTCCAGTGCCTGCTGACATACCTGGCGGCATCACTCTGAACACCGAACAGGCCATCGCACTCTGGCAGCAGGAAAAGTTGATCTTCATCGATGTCTTTCCACCAAAGGGGCTCGGACCCGACCCACTGGATGGACATTGGCTCATCCCTGATGAACGCCTGTCGATACCCGGCGCAGTCTGGCTACCTGAGGTGGGTCGAGGCACACTGACGGATGAGGCCGTTGATTATTTCAAACGCAATCTGGTACGGCTGACCAATGACAAGCCTGACACAAGTATCGCTTTTTACTGCACATCCGACTGTTGGCAGAGCTGGAACGCTGCCAAGCGGGCCATTGACTGGGGCTACAGTGCCGTTCACTGGCTTCCCGTGGGCACCGACGGCTGGCTGGAGCTGGGGGCTGAGCTGGTAGCGGTACAACCGATCAATTTCTTCGATGATTCGACTCAGCAAGCAGCAGCATTGACAGAAGCTCCTGAGAGCCAGACGGTAACCGATATCACGGCCGAACCTGCGTTTCCCGATGCCGCTCGTATCTTCCTGATCGATCAGCAAGGCGTTGAACTGGAAATTGGCAATGTTGTATTTTCGAAGAACGGCCCGGATAAGAGCGGGATCAGCGTTGAAGTAGACAGTGACCAGTTCGTTGACCAGTTTCTGTCAATGCGTCCCTTCAAATGCCTCACCGGGGCGAGCGAATGGTTCTGCTATCTGCCCTACCCGTATGAGCTGAAGAACGAGGTGACAACCAAGGAGCTTACCGAGCTGGAGTACCAGTTATTGTTCATCTGGAAATCGGTGGCAAGTTTTGGTATCGATGCGTGGAATGGTGTGTACTACCAACTTGAATGGCAGCCAGATGGCAGCCTGCAAGGCAAACTACTACAAGGAGATCTCAACGTGCTGGCCTCACCACCAGAACCAAACAGCCATCCGATCGAACTGGACGAGTTCATTGCCGAGGACGCCCAAAGTCGTTTATACCCTTCGCTGATCATTCGGCCATGA
- a CDS encoding isocitrate/isopropylmalate dehydrogenase family protein codes for MEIALIKGDGIGVDVSDAMMTIVDRALVRCAAPELAYTQIQAGAAYFKETGNDIEPGGEEKAGEADAIFLGAIGLPSIRHDNGTEISPHLRIRDRFGLYAGVRPIKAYPNSPQRLADPRAAAIDMVVLRESTEGLFYSAAAHGRSVIIGDSEVQDTLRITRATTEKLHHFAFKLAQKRKSRGKPGKVTCVDKANVFNSMAFFRKIFDEIAPQYPDIETGYNYVDAQALDLIRQPWEFDIMVMENMFGDILSDLAGGLVGGMGMAACAEIGDANAMFQPAHGSAPDIMGQDKANPLAAIMSGGLMLDYLAEKSGDESIRSAAVLIDQAVDTGFAENLLRPMEFGGDMGTLAITEALLSILQR; via the coding sequence ATGGAAATTGCACTGATCAAAGGTGATGGAATCGGCGTTGATGTGTCAGATGCCATGATGACTATCGTTGACAGAGCATTGGTTCGATGTGCCGCGCCAGAATTGGCTTATACGCAGATCCAGGCAGGTGCTGCTTATTTCAAGGAAACCGGTAACGACATCGAACCTGGTGGTGAGGAGAAGGCAGGTGAGGCGGATGCCATATTTCTCGGCGCTATTGGTCTGCCCTCCATCCGGCATGACAACGGCACCGAAATCTCCCCGCATTTACGGATACGTGACCGTTTCGGGCTCTATGCGGGGGTTCGTCCGATCAAGGCTTATCCGAACTCGCCTCAGCGTCTGGCAGACCCAAGGGCGGCAGCTATCGATATGGTGGTCCTGAGAGAATCCACCGAAGGCTTGTTCTATTCTGCTGCTGCGCACGGACGCAGTGTGATCATTGGCGATAGTGAAGTGCAGGATACGCTGCGCATTACGCGTGCAACGACTGAAAAATTACACCATTTTGCATTCAAACTTGCACAGAAAAGAAAGAGCCGGGGCAAGCCTGGAAAAGTGACCTGCGTCGACAAGGCCAATGTTTTCAATTCGATGGCATTTTTTCGCAAGATATTCGATGAGATTGCGCCGCAGTATCCGGATATTGAAACTGGCTACAACTATGTCGATGCACAGGCTCTGGATCTGATTCGGCAACCGTGGGAGTTCGATATCATGGTCATGGAGAATATGTTCGGCGATATCCTCTCCGATCTGGCAGGCGGTCTCGTGGGTGGTATGGGGATGGCTGCCTGTGCCGAGATTGGTGATGCGAACGCAATGTTTCAGCCAGCGCATGGCAGTGCGCCAGATATCATGGGACAGGACAAAGCCAACCCTCTGGCGGCGATCATGAGTGGTGGATTGATGCTGGACTATCTGGCAGAAAAGAGCGGTGATGAAAGTATCAGAAGTGCCGCTGTGCTGATTGACCAGGCAGTCGATACGGGCTTTGCCGAAAATCTGTTGCGCCCGATGGAATTCGGAGGTGATATGGGTACTCTGGCCATCACCGAAGCACTGTTGAGCATACTGCAACGCTAA
- a CDS encoding PQQ-dependent methanol/ethanol family dehydrogenase, protein MKRKKTLLAFASTLTLSVAGFATSATALDVSIEEIMNDQASVEDIVSYGLGPRGQRYSPLATLTKDNIKNLYPVWSFSFGGEKQRGQESQPLIKDGVMYVTGSYSRMWAIDIATGEELWQYDARLPEGILPCCDVVNRGAAILGDKVFFGTLDAKIVALDAKTGKVIWRKKLGDYEAGYSYTAAPLIVPSEAHGPLIVTGNSGGEFGIVGQVDARNPDTGELVWSRPTIEGHMGTLNGEESTMTGVANESWAGDQWKNGGGAPWLGGTYDPDTKLAYFGTGNPAPWNSHLRPGDNKWTSSRIAINPENGEIEWGFQTTPHDGWDFDGVNEFISFDMEKDGETIKAGATADRNGFFYLLDRTNGEFISAVPFVQDITWAKGIDENGRPLYDPDNRPGNPAESADGKKGKSSFAVPGFLGGKNWMPMAYSQNTGNFYIPSNEWGMDIWNEPITYKKGAAYLGAGFTIKPLFDDYIGSLKALDPVTGDIKWEYKNKAPLWGGVLTTAGGLVFTGTPEGYLKAFDDETGEELWKFQTGTGIVSSPITWEQDGEQYVAIVTGWGGAVPLWGGEVAKVVSYLNQGGSVWVFKVPEGLAAK, encoded by the coding sequence ATGAAGCGAAAAAAGACCTTGCTGGCATTTGCCAGCACATTGACACTTAGCGTCGCAGGATTCGCCACATCGGCCACCGCGCTGGATGTTTCAATTGAGGAAATCATGAATGACCAGGCCTCGGTAGAAGACATCGTCTCCTACGGACTGGGGCCTCGTGGACAACGCTACAGCCCGCTGGCGACTCTGACCAAGGACAACATCAAGAATCTGTACCCTGTCTGGTCTTTCTCGTTTGGAGGAGAGAAGCAGCGTGGTCAGGAGTCACAACCATTGATCAAGGATGGCGTCATGTACGTCACCGGTTCATACAGCCGTATGTGGGCCATTGATATCGCAACCGGTGAAGAGCTCTGGCAGTACGATGCGCGATTACCTGAAGGTATTCTGCCTTGCTGTGATGTGGTCAACAGGGGCGCCGCCATACTGGGCGACAAGGTTTTCTTTGGCACCCTGGATGCCAAGATCGTGGCTCTGGACGCCAAGACCGGCAAGGTCATCTGGCGCAAGAAGCTGGGCGACTATGAGGCGGGCTACTCCTATACTGCAGCGCCTCTGATCGTACCCAGTGAAGCACATGGTCCATTGATTGTGACGGGCAATTCCGGTGGTGAGTTCGGTATCGTCGGTCAGGTCGATGCACGTAATCCTGATACCGGTGAACTGGTCTGGTCACGGCCAACCATCGAAGGTCATATGGGCACGCTCAACGGCGAAGAGTCAACCATGACGGGTGTGGCTAACGAGTCCTGGGCGGGAGATCAATGGAAGAACGGTGGTGGAGCTCCCTGGTTGGGCGGCACCTACGATCCTGATACCAAGCTGGCCTACTTTGGAACGGGTAACCCTGCACCGTGGAACAGTCATCTGCGTCCGGGTGATAACAAGTGGACCTCTTCACGTATTGCCATCAATCCGGAAAACGGCGAGATCGAATGGGGCTTTCAGACAACGCCACACGACGGCTGGGATTTTGACGGCGTCAATGAGTTCATCTCGTTTGACATGGAAAAAGACGGTGAAACCATAAAGGCCGGTGCCACAGCGGATCGTAATGGCTTTTTCTACTTGCTGGATCGTACTAACGGTGAGTTCATTTCGGCAGTCCCGTTTGTTCAGGATATAACCTGGGCCAAGGGTATCGATGAGAACGGTCGTCCTTTATATGACCCGGATAATCGTCCCGGTAACCCGGCAGAAAGTGCCGATGGCAAGAAAGGCAAATCATCATTCGCCGTTCCCGGTTTTCTGGGCGGTAAGAACTGGATGCCGATGGCCTATTCCCAGAACACCGGAAACTTCTACATCCCTTCAAACGAATGGGGTATGGATATCTGGAATGAACCCATCACATACAAGAAAGGCGCTGCTTACCTGGGTGCAGGTTTTACGATAAAGCCTTTGTTCGATGACTATATTGGTTCGTTGAAAGCTCTTGATCCGGTCACAGGCGATATCAAGTGGGAATACAAGAACAAGGCACCTTTATGGGGTGGGGTACTGACTACCGCGGGTGGTCTGGTATTCACCGGTACACCTGAAGGTTATCTGAAGGCATTTGATGATGAGACAGGTGAAGAGCTCTGGAAATTCCAGACTGGCACCGGCATCGTGTCCTCGCCCATTACGTGGGAACAGGATGGTGAGCAGTACGTTGCCATCGTCACTGGTTGGGGCGGTGCGGTACCTTTGTGGGGTGGAGAAGTTGCCAAGGTGGTTAGCTATCTGAACCAGGGCGGATCTGTGTGGGTATTCAAAGTGCCTGAAGGTCTGGCTGCCAAGTAG
- the pedF gene encoding cytochrome c-550 PedF — MKRRLLTGGTVLLVLSQFMLSTTGFGHGDVQPQAVDTEGLEVLPEEIAMENPYRVMGGEQYELARTIGASAYISNCARCHGLEAISGGIAPDLRMLEDGEFGDEWFMERVRKGYTQNGAYKMPPFENILNQEAMWAIRSYTETQPRPE; from the coding sequence ATGAAAAGACGTCTTTTGACCGGTGGTACCGTGCTGCTGGTCCTGTCGCAGTTCATGCTCTCAACAACCGGCTTTGGCCATGGTGATGTTCAACCGCAAGCGGTGGATACCGAAGGCCTGGAAGTCTTGCCTGAAGAGATCGCCATGGAAAACCCCTATCGCGTAATGGGTGGGGAACAATACGAGTTGGCGCGTACCATCGGTGCTTCTGCCTATATATCCAATTGTGCTCGTTGCCACGGACTGGAAGCCATTTCAGGCGGCATTGCGCCGGATCTTCGCATGCTGGAGGATGGTGAGTTTGGTGATGAGTGGTTTATGGAACGAGTGCGCAAGGGCTATACTCAGAATGGCGCCTACAAGATGCCTCCGTTTGAGAATATTCTGAATCAGGAAGCCATGTGGGCAATCCGTTCGTATACAGAAACTCAACCACGGCCAGAATAA
- a CDS encoding quinoprotein dehydrogenase-associated SoxYZ-like carrier, whose translation MKQWLKVVSALCLAAASTGALAREVPEDPFQSVMWQAMVERFMPEGDIVFDDRVKVMAPLSAENQFHVPVTVDATELDGVEEIIAVADLNPIPLVMNFRPAGALPYIGFRLKLQQTSPIHVGVRTADGVWHVGGAVVDAAGGGCTTAAAAHGNSNWMQTLGETRAFAIRENDSNARMTLRMRHPMDTGLAVGIPAFYLNELTISNEQGGAIAELDLYEPVSENPTLTIKPQVGREKMILRVSSRDTEGNTFSFPLDIPAANEL comes from the coding sequence ATGAAACAGTGGTTGAAGGTGGTCTCTGCCCTGTGTTTAGCAGCTGCTAGCACAGGAGCTTTGGCCAGAGAGGTTCCTGAGGACCCCTTCCAGTCAGTCATGTGGCAGGCCATGGTCGAGCGTTTCATGCCAGAGGGCGATATCGTATTTGATGATCGAGTCAAGGTCATGGCCCCTTTGTCTGCCGAGAACCAGTTTCATGTACCGGTCACGGTCGACGCCACCGAGCTTGACGGCGTCGAAGAAATCATTGCTGTGGCTGATCTGAATCCGATTCCGCTGGTGATGAATTTTCGTCCTGCAGGGGCACTGCCTTATATCGGTTTTCGACTCAAACTGCAGCAGACCTCACCCATTCATGTCGGTGTTCGTACGGCTGATGGCGTATGGCATGTGGGTGGTGCCGTGGTAGATGCGGCTGGTGGTGGTTGCACCACTGCTGCGGCTGCGCACGGCAATAGCAACTGGATGCAGACGCTGGGCGAGACACGCGCATTCGCCATTCGTGAAAATGATAGCAATGCGCGGATGACGCTGCGCATGCGCCACCCGATGGACACTGGTCTGGCTGTAGGAATTCCCGCCTTCTATCTCAATGAGCTGACGATCAGCAATGAGCAAGGTGGGGCAATTGCCGAGCTGGATCTGTATGAGCCCGTTAGTGAAAATCCGACGCTGACCATAAAGCCGCAAGTAGGGCGAGAAAAAATGATTCTGCGTGTTTCCTCTCGCGACACTGAAGGTAATACCTTCAGTTTTCCTCTGGATATACCTGCGGCCAACGAGCTTTGA
- a CDS encoding FIST N-terminal domain-containing protein, which produces MQSSTAGPISQKRYSSGIQALWSKTATTDQVCSSIAGVNAEQDFSACIIWFSASCHHPEALVSGMAQHSPALKFCGCSTSGEITPDGLQDDGIVAILLPARWFCVHTFVMQNIANLGMENIAQYTSDQRESFLDSLPQTDPAQTQFALLLIDGLTYSEETVTVAIDRGLAGIPLIGGSAGDNLEFIKTWQISNGHACTGAAMLSLISCKLPCQVYTNNNFVPTEHKLVVTESDPNQRRISEFNAEPAAVAYANAIGMRPDELDAGSFASYSVIIRMGDKHYCRSIQQLNDDLSLTFFCAIDNGLVLTLARSEGMVSSSRQAIEELEHKIGPIDVMFGFDCIYRKLDAQYRQTSHRIAELYKEKNFIGFNSYGEQYNSMHINHTFTGIAIGMPPE; this is translated from the coding sequence GTGCAATCATCTACCGCAGGCCCCATATCCCAGAAACGCTATTCCAGTGGAATACAGGCACTGTGGAGTAAAACGGCAACAACCGACCAAGTGTGCAGCAGCATCGCCGGGGTTAATGCTGAACAGGATTTTTCCGCCTGCATCATCTGGTTTTCTGCCAGCTGCCACCATCCAGAAGCATTGGTGTCGGGCATGGCGCAGCACTCACCAGCACTGAAATTCTGTGGCTGCTCCACCAGCGGCGAGATCACTCCCGACGGTCTGCAGGATGACGGTATCGTTGCCATCCTGTTGCCGGCACGCTGGTTTTGCGTACATACCTTTGTCATGCAAAATATTGCCAATTTGGGTATGGAAAATATTGCCCAATACACCTCTGATCAACGCGAATCGTTTCTGGATTCCCTGCCGCAAACAGACCCTGCACAGACGCAGTTTGCCCTGCTGCTGATAGATGGTCTCACCTACTCGGAAGAGACCGTCACCGTGGCTATTGACAGAGGGCTGGCTGGCATTCCTCTTATCGGAGGCTCTGCCGGAGACAACCTTGAGTTTATAAAGACCTGGCAAATCAGCAATGGTCACGCTTGCACGGGAGCAGCGATGCTGTCTTTGATCAGTTGCAAGCTACCGTGTCAGGTCTATACCAATAATAACTTCGTGCCGACCGAACACAAACTGGTCGTCACCGAGTCGGATCCGAATCAGCGCCGAATCAGCGAGTTCAACGCAGAACCGGCAGCGGTTGCCTACGCAAATGCCATTGGCATGCGACCTGATGAGCTGGATGCTGGTAGCTTTGCTTCATATTCGGTGATCATTCGAATGGGCGACAAGCATTATTGTCGCTCTATCCAGCAATTGAACGATGATCTGTCATTGACATTCTTCTGTGCCATCGACAATGGGCTGGTACTGACCCTGGCTCGTTCCGAAGGCATGGTGTCCTCCTCACGCCAGGCCATTGAAGAGCTGGAACATAAAATCGGCCCCATCGACGTCATGTTCGGATTTGACTGCATTTACCGAAAACTTGACGCCCAGTATCGACAAACCAGTCATCGAATTGCTGAACTATACAAAGAGAAGAACTTTATTGGCTTCAACAGCTACGGTGAGCAGTACAACTCCATGCATATCAATCATACATTTACAGGTATTGCTATCGGGATGCCTCCTGAGTAG
- a CDS encoding substrate-binding periplasmic protein has translation MDDVVDSGKLVVFAYSDYAPYSWKDEAGVAQGIDVEIARRFGKSLGVDVEFLIGPADENLDDDLRVYIWKGDLVYHKTADVMMHAPFDREVDARNEFAVLSSPYFQEQMAVIFNQDIHPEVDTFGRFVSNPIAVELDTAGDFFLSAAFRGQLLESIRRGWTFKDAQLLYTTGEVGALLASRAQAEWVAFSAPDINSKVVQPPMPGIVRTGWPVGIAVKHDSRDLGYALGDVLTEMIESGDMQAIYAKYGVEWLPVELQQ, from the coding sequence GTGGACGATGTTGTCGACAGTGGCAAACTGGTGGTGTTTGCCTACAGCGACTACGCGCCTTATTCGTGGAAGGATGAGGCGGGGGTCGCTCAAGGTATTGATGTGGAGATAGCGCGTCGCTTTGGCAAGAGTCTGGGGGTGGATGTCGAGTTTCTTATTGGACCGGCTGACGAAAATCTGGATGACGATCTGCGAGTCTATATATGGAAAGGTGACTTGGTTTATCACAAGACCGCCGATGTCATGATGCACGCCCCGTTTGATCGTGAGGTGGATGCACGCAATGAATTTGCAGTGCTCAGCTCACCTTACTTTCAGGAACAGATGGCTGTGATATTCAACCAGGATATCCATCCTGAAGTGGATACATTTGGTCGCTTTGTATCCAATCCGATCGCTGTGGAACTGGATACCGCAGGCGATTTCTTTCTGTCAGCAGCATTTCGTGGACAGTTGCTGGAGAGCATTCGTCGAGGTTGGACCTTCAAGGATGCACAGCTTCTCTACACGACGGGTGAGGTAGGCGCCTTGCTTGCTTCACGAGCTCAGGCAGAATGGGTAGCCTTTAGCGCTCCGGATATAAATTCCAAAGTAGTTCAGCCACCCATGCCCGGTATCGTACGAACGGGCTGGCCGGTTGGGATTGCCGTCAAGCACGACAGTCGGGATCTGGGTTATGCACTGGGTGACGTATTGACGGAGATGATCGAATCGGGCGATATGCAGGCTATTTATGCAAAGTATGGCGTTGAATGGCTACCCGTCGAGTTACAGCAATGA
- a CDS encoding AAA family ATPase has product MKVGIDEQQAPQAAFSALQELRATLGKQLVGLEPLIDRLLIALLTGGHLLIEGPPGVAKTRTINRFAQLLNVRFARIQATPDLLPADITGTDMFQQQSGEFKFHAGPLFNHIVLVDEVNRAPPKVQSALLEAMGEHQITTNGVTRKLEEPFMVAATQNPIEYEGTYPLPEAQLDRFMFFVTIDLPGIEQERMILDQVLSEPDALLDTPKVAAIGDRELILQARQAIPQVFLSEAVRDYIVRLVSATRGHGAGAAVATGIAQAASPRASINLAIASRAAAWLDGRDFVTPDDVVALAPDILCGRIALDYRARAAGKTTRQLVNELLDATPRV; this is encoded by the coding sequence ATGAAGGTGGGTATTGACGAACAACAAGCACCGCAGGCAGCGTTCAGCGCTCTGCAAGAACTCAGAGCAACACTTGGCAAGCAGCTCGTCGGACTTGAACCGCTGATCGACCGGCTGCTCATAGCCTTACTCACCGGCGGGCATCTTTTGATAGAAGGCCCACCGGGTGTTGCCAAAACCCGCACCATCAATCGCTTTGCACAATTGCTGAACGTCAGGTTCGCACGCATACAGGCAACCCCTGACCTGTTGCCGGCAGATATCACCGGCACCGATATGTTCCAGCAGCAAAGCGGTGAATTCAAGTTCCATGCAGGCCCCCTGTTCAACCATATCGTGCTGGTGGATGAGGTAAACCGGGCACCACCCAAGGTTCAGAGTGCCTTGCTTGAAGCGATGGGTGAGCACCAGATAACCACCAATGGTGTCACGCGCAAGCTTGAAGAACCGTTCATGGTGGCAGCCACACAGAACCCCATTGAGTACGAAGGCACCTATCCCTTACCAGAAGCACAACTCGATCGATTCATGTTCTTTGTCACCATTGATCTGCCAGGCATTGAACAAGAGAGGATGATTCTGGATCAGGTATTGAGTGAACCAGACGCTTTACTCGATACTCCCAAGGTGGCTGCAATCGGTGATCGTGAGCTTATCCTGCAGGCCAGACAGGCAATACCGCAGGTATTCCTCTCCGAAGCGGTGCGTGATTACATTGTGCGTCTGGTTAGTGCCACTCGTGGGCACGGTGCCGGAGCTGCAGTTGCCACAGGCATTGCCCAGGCTGCCAGCCCGCGTGCATCGATCAATCTGGCGATAGCCTCACGTGCCGCTGCCTGGCTTGACGGGCGCGACTTTGTGACGCCTGATGATGTCGTGGCCCTGGCTCCGGATATCCTGTGCGGACGTATTGCACTGGACTACCGGGCTCGTGCAGCCGGCAAGACGACACGACAGCTTGTCAACGAATTGCTGGACGCAACCCCGCGGGTCTAG